From Verrucomicrobiota bacterium, a single genomic window includes:
- a CDS encoding DegT/DnrJ/EryC1/StrS family aminotransferase, which produces MKNEMNRRQFIGNTSIAGAGVALGLPHIARGAEAGSKPAILGGAKAHPGGFPGWPVYDETEEKALHDTLHSGHWYRGSGKAVARFEEAYAKLTGAKHCVATSCGTSALYTAFGAMDLGPGDEVILPPYTFVATYNVIVLNYALPIFVDTDLESFQIDADKIEAAITKETKAILPVHIGGSPADLDKILEVANKHKLPVVEDACQAHLAEWRGRKVGAWGLAGCFSFQASKNLNSGEGGAILTNDDQFAEACSSFHNQGRAKQLGGVNFTSSGTRGSNLRLTEFQGSLLVAQMTRVIQQTQRRTDNANHLTKLLNQIPGVRPAKLYAGVTRSAYHLFMFRYDKAQFAGLDRAKFIAALSAEGVPASSGYGTMNKGEYVQGLAKNPHFLRIYGEKRMKEWLEQAQHCPQNDKVCEEAVWFTQNMLLGPRDDMDQIADAIRKIQKHAAELAKR; this is translated from the coding sequence ATGAAAAATGAAATGAATCGCCGGCAGTTCATCGGCAACACTTCAATCGCTGGCGCGGGTGTGGCGTTGGGGTTGCCGCACATCGCCCGCGGCGCGGAGGCGGGCAGCAAACCCGCCATCCTCGGCGGAGCCAAGGCGCACCCGGGCGGTTTTCCCGGTTGGCCGGTATATGACGAAACCGAGGAAAAGGCGCTGCACGACACGTTGCACAGCGGGCACTGGTATCGCGGCAGCGGCAAAGCCGTGGCGCGGTTCGAGGAGGCTTACGCGAAGTTGACCGGCGCGAAACATTGCGTCGCCACGTCGTGCGGCACGAGTGCGCTCTACACGGCGTTCGGCGCAATGGACCTCGGCCCCGGCGACGAAGTCATCCTCCCGCCATACACGTTCGTCGCGACCTACAACGTCATCGTGCTGAACTACGCGCTGCCCATCTTCGTGGACACGGACCTCGAAAGTTTCCAGATCGACGCGGACAAGATCGAGGCGGCGATCACGAAGGAAACCAAGGCGATCCTGCCTGTCCATATCGGCGGTTCGCCAGCAGACCTCGACAAAATTCTCGAGGTTGCCAATAAGCATAAATTGCCGGTCGTCGAGGACGCCTGTCAGGCGCATCTCGCCGAGTGGCGCGGGCGCAAAGTCGGTGCGTGGGGTCTGGCAGGCTGCTTCAGTTTTCAGGCGAGCAAGAACCTCAATTCCGGCGAAGGCGGTGCCATCCTTACAAACGACGACCAGTTCGCCGAGGCCTGCTCGAGTTTCCACAACCAGGGCCGCGCCAAGCAGCTCGGCGGCGTCAATTTCACAAGTTCCGGCACCCGCGGATCAAACCTGCGCCTCACGGAGTTTCAGGGCAGCCTGCTCGTTGCCCAGATGACCCGCGTCATCCAGCAGACCCAGCGTCGCACTGACAACGCCAATCATCTGACGAAACTGCTCAACCAAATCCCCGGCGTCCGACCCGCAAAGCTTTATGCCGGTGTCACGCGCAGTGCTTATCACCTCTTCATGTTCCGCTACGACAAGGCGCAGTTCGCCGGGCTGGACCGCGCGAAGTTCATCGCAGCGCTGAGCGCTGAAGGCGTTCCCGCTTCCAGTGGCTACGGCACGATGAACAAAGGCGAATACGTCCAAGGTCTCGCGAAGAACCCGCACTTCCTCAGAATCTATGGCGAGAAGCGGATGAAGGAATGGCTCGAGCAGGCACAGCACTGTCCGCAAAACGACAAGGTCTGTGAAGAAGCCGTTTGGTTCACACAGAACATGCTGCTCGGGCCGCGCGACGACATGGACCAGATCGCCGACGCCATTCGCAAGATCCAAAAACACGCAGCCGAACTGGCGAAGAGATAG